A window of Gottschalkia purinilytica genomic DNA:
CCGTTGAAAGTAATAGTTTTTTCTTTACCATTCTTATCATAAGCAGGTAATGTATATTCATAATTGCTATCTTTCTTATCATCTAATTTCTTACCTTCATCTGTTATCTGAACATAATACTGATCCTTTCCGATTTCATTTGTAAGAGAATCTAAGGGGTTACTACATCCTATAAGGGAAACACCAAGTAAAAGTACAATTCCTAAAAATACAAAAAATTTTTTCATAATTCATTATCCTTTCTAATAATATTAATATAAATATATTGTAAAATATTTTTTTATTATAAAGTATTGATTTAAGTTACAAAATTTATATTCAGCCTTACATTTTTGTAACTATAAATATATCTACAAAAAATTTTTTAGAACAGCCAATGATTACAAAAAAGTACAAACAATAAACGGCGTAAAATAGCCAATCGATAAAAGTAACAAAAAAGCGACAAAAAAATTAAAAAAGGTGTTGACACATTTAGAC
This region includes:
- a CDS encoding YxeA family protein, which codes for MKKFFVFLGIVLLLGVSLIGCSNPLDSLTNEIGKDQYYVQITDEGKKLDDKKDSNYEYTLPAYDKNGKEKTITFNGLKQLRKDAYLRLYYSEKRGVTSYKEVKENELPEKVKEKLNVK